The genomic interval TAGCCCTCCATCCCGATCGGTACCCCGCCCTCCTGCGGAGTGCCCTCCAGCACGGACACCGTCGACACATAGTGCAGCGGTTTGATCCGGGTGGTGGTCGCCAACCGCAGCACCTCGACGGTGCCGCCGACGTTCGCCGCCCGCATTCGCGAATACGGTTCGATGTGGTTGACCTGAGCGCCGTTGTGGTAGATCACGTCGATCCGCTCCGCCAGCATCGCGAACCGAGCCGGTTCGAGGCCGAGCCGCGGGCGGGCCAGGTCGCCGGTGACCGCGACGATCCGGTCGCGGTAAGGCTCCAGATCGACCCGATACTGTCGTGCCACCGCGTCGATTCGGGCCGCACCGGCGGCGTCGTCGGTGGCGCGGACCAGGCAGTAGACGGTCGCGGTCGTCCGTTCGAGCAACTCACGCAGCAGGAAGCTGCCCAGGAAGCCCGTGGCCCCGGTGATCAGGATGGATTCCGGCGCACCCGCGCGCGGCGCGGCGCAACCGGCGACGCTGATGGCGGCGTCCAGCACCGTATCGGCCATGGGGTCGGAGCCGTCGGAGGCTTCGGCTCGGTCGCCGTCGCGCAACGCGATGGCCAGCGCGCCGACACTCGAGTGCGCGAACAGCATCTTGATCGAGACCGGCCGGCCGAGTTCGGCGGTGAGCGCCGCGCAAGCCCGGATACCCAGCAGCGAATTGCCGCCCAGCTCATAGAAATCGTCGTCCAAGCCGACCTGTTCGGCATCGAGCACGGCGGCGAAGACCTTGGCGATGGCCTGCTCCTCCGGGGTGCTGGGTGCCCGGTATTCCCGCGCGACGGCCAGCGGAGCCGGCAGCGCCGCCCGGTCGAGTTTGCCGTGCGCACTGACCGGGATCTTGTCGAGCACCACGAAGGCCGCGGGCACCATGTAGGTGGGCAATTGCCGCGCCGCCGCCGATTTCACGTCCTCGATCGAGATCACGGCGCCGGGGGCCGGCACCAGATAGGCGACCAGCTGTTCGCCCAGGCGCTCGTCGGCGCGCACTATCACGGTCGCCTGTGCCACCGATTCGACGCCGGCGAGCGCGGCCTCGATCTCGCCCAGTTCGATCCGCTGGCCCCGCAGCTTCACCTGGAAGTCGGTGCGGCCCAGGTACTCCAGCTCACCGGCGGCGGTCCAGCGCACCAGATCGCCGGTGCGATACATCCGCTCGCCCGCGACGAACGGATCGGCGACGAAGCGATCCGACGTCAGATCCGGACGCCCCACGTATCCGCGCGCCAGTTGCACACCGCCGAGATACAGCTCACCGACCACGCCGACCGGCACCAGCCGCAGCCGCGCGTCCAGTGCGTAACCGCGCGTGTTCAACAGCGGGCGGCCGATCGGCACCGACACCACGTCGTCGTCGACCACCTCGTGGAAGGTGGCGTGCACCGTGGCCTCGGTGGGGCCGTACAGGTTGTGCAGGGCGGAGCCGGTCAGCTCACGCAACTGCTGGGCGGGCTTGGGCGCCAAGGCTTCGCCGACCGCGATCACGTGGCGCAACGAGGTGCATCGGGCCACCGTCGGCTCGCCCACGAACACCGCCAGCATCGAGGGCACGAAATTGCCCATCGTCACGCCCTCGGCGGTGATCACCTCCGCCAGATACACCGGATCCTGGTGCCCGTCCGGTCGGGCGATCACCAGCCGCGCACCGATCTGCAAGGGCAGGAAGAACTCCCACAGCGAGACGTCGAAGGTCGCCGGGGTCTTCAGCAGCATCACGTCATCGGCCGTCAACTCGTACTCGGTGCGCAGCCACACCAGGTGGTTCACGATCGCCGCGTGCGACACCCCGACGCCCTTCGGGCGGCCCGTCGAGCCCGAGGTGAACAGGACGTAGGCCGTGTTCGCGGAGCGCAGCGGCGCGATCCGGTCCGCGTCGGTCACCAGTGCGGCCGAGTATCCGGACAGGTCCAGCGAGTCCAGATCGACGAGCTGGTGTCCGCCCTCCGCCGCGGCGGCCGCGACATCGGCGATATCGGTCGCGGTGGTCAGGACACAGACCGGGTCCGCGGTCGCCAGGACGTACGCGGTGCGTTCGGCCGGATGGTCCGGGTCCAGCGGCACATAGCCACCGCCCGCCACCGTGATCGCGTAGATCCCGATCACCAGGTCCAGCGAGCGGCGCATGCCCAGCGAGACCAGCCGGTCCGGCCCGACGCCCAGCGAAATCAGATGCCGCGCAAGCTGATTCACCCGTGCCGCGAATTCGGCGTAGGTCAGGGACTCGCCCTCGAAGCTCACCGCGACCGCGTCGGGCGTGCGCTCCACCTGCGCCTGGAACAGCGCTGCCAGGTTCGCTGACGCGTCGATCGGGGCGATGGCGCCGGTGCCCGCCCGCAGCAGAGCGTTTCGCTCGGCCGGGGCCAGCAGATCGACATCGCCGACCACGGCCCGCGGATCGGCGGCCACCGCCGCCAGCACCCGGCCGAACTGTTCGGCGAGTGCCGCGATGGTCGCCTCGTCGAAGATGTCGGTCGCGTAGCCGAAGCCGACCGACAGCTCACCGAAGGTGCGATCGGCGTGCACCACGGGGGCGACGCCGATACTCAGGTCGAACTTCGCCGCGAAGGCGCCGTCGTGCTCGCCCGCGATGGTCAGTCCCGGCAGTTCGAGGTGCACGGGTTCGGTGTTCTGGAACGCCAGCAACACCTGGAACAGCGGATTCTGATTGCGACCCCGGTGCGGGGCGACCTCGTCCACGATCCGTTCGAACGGGAGGTCGGCGTTGTCCAGGGCGGCCAGGTCGATCTCACGGATCCGGTCGACCAGGGTGTCGAAACCGAGGGCGCTGTCCACCTCGGTGCGCAATGTCAGGGTGTTGACGAACATACCCACGAGGTCGTCCAGCGCGCGGGCGCCGCGGCCCGCGACCGGCGTGCCGATCGCCACGTCGGTGCGCCCGCACACTCGGGCCAGCAGCACGGCGAGCGCCGCGTGCACCACCATGAACAGCGTCGCGTTCCGTTCCCGCGCAAGATGATCCAGTGCGCGGTGCACCTCCGCGGGCACCATGAGCGTGGTCACCGCGCCCCGCGCCGACGGCGTCGGCGGATGCGGGCGATCCTGCGGCAGGCCCGGCAACGCGGACAGTCCGGCCAGCTGTTCCCGCCAGTAAGCCAATTGGCTTGCGGCAAGCGAATTCTCGTCGTTCTCGTCACCGAGAACGCGGCGCTGCCACAGGGCGTAGTCCGCGTACTGGACTTCCAGCGGGGCCCACCCGGGGGTAGCGCCGGTGCTGCGCGCGATGTAGGCCGTCATCAGGTCGCGTGCCAGCGGCGGGACCGAGGAGCCGTCGCCGGTGATGTGGTGGATCACCATCGCGAACACATGATCCCGCGCACCGGACGGGTCGACCGCCGCACTGGTGAACAGGGCCGCGCGCAGCGGAACCTCCTGTGTCACATCGAATCCGCGGGACATCAGCGTGGTGGCGTCGGCCAGCGGATCGACGGTCGAGTGCACCTGCAGTCCACCCGGCATCGCCGCCGCGGCGGACAGGATCTCCTGGTAGGGCAGACCGGTGGCGGCATCGACGGGGTACCGGGTGCGCAGCGACTCGTGCCGCTCCAGCACGTCTTCGACGGCCGCACTCAGCGCCCGCACATCCAAGTCGCCGGTGAGCCGCAGCCCCAGCGGAATGTTGTAGGCGGGCGATTCGGTATCGAGCTGATTCAGCGTCCACATCCGCTGCTGAGCCAGCGACAGCGGCACCCGGCCGGGCCGCTCCTGCGGGACCAGTTTGGGCCGTAGCGCACCGGCGGCGCCGGGCACGATCCGTTCCGCGAGCGCGGCGACGGTGGGCGCCTCGAACAGGACGCGCACCGCGATGTTTCCGTCGATGGCCTCGCCGAGACGGGCCGCCGCACGGGCGGCGAGCAGCGAGTTGCCGCCGAGGGCGAAGAAGTCGTCATCCAGCCCGACCCGCTCGACACCGAGCAGGTCGGCGAACACACCGGCCACGATCTCCTGCAGCGGCGTCACCGGCGCACGGAACTCGCGCGCCTCGAACACCGGCTCCGGCAACGCTTTCGGATCCAGCTTGCCGGAGGCGTTGACCGGGAACTCCGCCAGCACCAGCAACGCCGAGGGCACCATGTACGACGGCAGTCGCAGGCCGAGCGCCGCCCGCACCGCCTCCACATCGAGGTCGTCGGCGCCCACCAGGTAGCCGACCAACTGGTCACCGGTGACCGTCGTCACTACCTGCACGATCGCCTGCCGCACCCCGGAGCACGCCAGCAGCGCGGCTTCGATCTCGCCCAGTTCGATGCGCTGACCACGGAATTTCACCTGGAAGTCGGTGCGACCGATGTATTCCAGCGCCCCGGAGGGCTTCCACCGCACCAGGTCACCGGTCCGGTACATCCGTTCGCCCTCGGCGCCGAACGGATCGGCGACGAAACGATCGGCCGTCAGGTCGACGCGTCCGTGGTAGCCGCGTGCCAACTGCGCACCGGCCAAATACAATTCGCCGCGCACACCCACCGGCACCGGCCGCAACGCCGCGTCCAGCACATAGGCCCGGGTATTCCACACCGGACCACCGATCGGCACCGTATTCGGCGGCACCTCGTCCACCCGCCACGAGCTGACGGTAATGGTGACCTCGGTGGGACCGTAGGTGTTGTAGAGCGCCGCGTCCGACACCTCACGGAACGCGCTGACCGTCGCGGGCGCCAAAACCTCGCCACCGGCGAGCACCGCACGCAGCGAACGGCATTCGGCGGCCGAGGCGGCGGTGGCGAACACCGACAGCAGCGACGGCACCATTTCCATCATGGTCACGCCGTATCGACCGATCAGCTGGGCTTGCAGCTTCGGATCGCGGTGGCTGTCGTGCGCGCCGAGAATCAGGCGTCCGCCTGCCATCAAAGGCGTGAACAGCTCCCACACCGACGGGTCGAAGGTGAACGGCGTCCGCTGCAACACCACGTCGGCGTCGTTCAGCCCGAATTCGCCGATCATCCAGCTCATCTGGTTGACCATCGCGGCATGGCTGATCGCCACGCCCTTCGGGCGGCCGGTGGAACCGGAGGTGTAGATCAAGTAGGCGATATTGCCGGGACGCAGCGGCCCGCGCCGCTCCACCGGCGTCAACGGCGCACCGGAATACCCGGCCAGTTCCAGTTCGTCCACCTGCCAGACCGGCGGCGCGCCGGCGGCGTCCGTGGTGTTAATGGTGTCGCGGGCGGTGTCAATGGTGTCGCGGGCGGCGCCGACGCCGTCGCGGCTGGTGGTCAGCACGACGACCGGGCGGGCACTGGCCAGCACATAGTCGATGCGCTCGGCCGGGTGATCCGGATCGACCGGCACATAGGCACCGCCTGCGGCCAGCGTCGCGTACAAGGCGACCAGCATGTCGACCGACCGCCGCATCGACACCGCCACCACGGCGTCCGGGCCGACACCCGCCTCGATCAGCTTGCGCGCCAAACGATTCACCCGCACGGAGAACTCCGCGTAGGTGAGCCGCACCTGTGCGCCCTCGCCCGGATCGAAGATCAGAGCGGTGTCCTCCGGCCGCAACCGGACCTGCGCCTCGAACCGATCCAGCACGGTCACCAGTTCCGGCACGACCTGCTCGGTCCGGTTCCAGTCCCGCAGCACCAGGGCCCGCTCGGCCTCGTCGAGCAGATCGATATCGCGCACCCGCCGTTGCGAATCCTCGGCGATCGACTCCAGCACCCGCAGATAGCGGGCGGCGAAACCGGCGACCGTGTCGGCGTCGAACAGATCTGTGGCGTAAGAGAATTCGGCCTGCAGGCCCACCGCGCCCGGCTCGTCGCCGGCGGCCGCGGCCTCCATGATGTTCAGCGACAGGTCGAACTTTTCGGTGACGTTCTCGAATTCGACGCCGGAAACCTGCAGCCCCGGCAGCTCGAACGTGCCCTCGGGCATGTTCTGGAACGCCAGCATCACCTGGAACAGCGGGTTGCGGCTCATCGAGCGCTCCGGCGCGAGCAGGTCGACGAGACGCTCGAACGGAATGTCGCTGTGCGCGAACGCCTGCAAGTCGATGTCGCGGGTCTCGGCGAGCAACTCGGCGACGGTGACTTCACCGCGCACGTGGGTGCGCAACACCAAGGTGTTGACGAACATGCCGATCAGGTCGTCCAGCGCCGCCTCACCACGACCGGCCACCGGCGTGCCGATGGCGATGTCGTCGGTACCCGACACGCCCGCCAGCATGACGGCCAGCGCGGCGTGCAGCACCATGAACAGCGAACCTTGCTGTTCCCGGGCGACCTCTTGCAGCCGCTGGTGCAGCTTGGCCCCGATCGGGAACACCAGCTGCGCGCCGGCGAACGACTGGGTGATCGAGCGCGGGCGGTCGAACGGCAGGGGTAGCTCGTCCGGAAGCCCGGCCAGCGTGTTCCGCCAGAATTCGGCCTGGGCCGAAAACAGGCTCCGCGCATCATCTTCCGAGCCGAGCACACTGCGCTGCCAGATG from Nocardia goodfellowii carries:
- a CDS encoding non-ribosomal peptide synthetase; this encodes MLNARREGRSGRRRGSVVPLFGDLLTAAVKTAADNVAVRFEDRELTYRQLDERSAQLARELIDRGIGPGDMIAIAIARSIESVLAVWAVARTGAAFVPVDPVYPRDRIEFMLADSGSVLGLTTGAHRPGLGDSVEWLELDDPAVAQRVAARPTHPFWYGDRVRPLTVQHPAYIIYTSGSTGRPKAVVVTSDGFARVAGAQYGITADSRVTHLSSPSFDFSILEFLHTFVAGATLVVVPPTVFGGEELAALLKQERITHLTITPGALESVPLQDYPDLRTVICAGDTLAPALVDRWTTADRAVFNAYGPTETTVIVTTGPMTAGAPVTLGRITEGSRPLILDSRLRMVPSGVAGELYIAGSGLAQGYLGRPELTAERFVANPFAAELGLSGARMYRTGDLVRRTEDGSLEYLGRSDFQVKIRGLRIELGEIDSALSAHPDVAFAVTLGKALPSGTTALVSYVLGHPGAVLEPSELAEFLSTSLPAYMVPTSITVLDELPLTPVGKLDRARLPEPVFVVREFRAPATRAEEIVAEVFAAVLRPDEDEPVGADDDFFELGGNSLLATQVAARLGAALGTRIPLHLIFEASGVADLAALVERHAGLTGADSAQQVPLRPMPRPERIPLSYAQQRMWFLNRFDPDSVVDNIPMAVRLSGPLDLDALHAAVRDLVARHEVLRTIYPGVDGEGYQVVLPVDDPRAVPDLPVVPADLEQLRGLVVETFAGAFDVTAAPPLRLRALRLSDTEHVLVCVVHHIAGDGWSLRPLTTDLMTAYVARAAGAAPAWAPLPVQYADFSIWQRSVLGSEDDARSLFSAQAEFWRNTLAGLPDELPLPFDRPRSITQSFAGAQLVFPIGAKLHQRLQEVAREQQGSLFMVLHAALAVMLAGVSGTDDIAIGTPVAGRGEAALDDLIGMFVNTLVLRTHVRGEVTVAELLAETRDIDLQAFAHSDIPFERLVDLLAPERSMSRNPLFQVMLAFQNMPEGTFELPGLQVSGVEFENVTEKFDLSLNIMEAAAAGDEPGAVGLQAEFSYATDLFDADTVAGFAARYLRVLESIAEDSQRRVRDIDLLDEAERALVLRDWNRTEQVVPELVTVLDRFEAQVRLRPEDTALIFDPGEGAQVRLTYAEFSVRVNRLARKLIEAGVGPDAVVAVSMRRSVDMLVALYATLAAGGAYVPVDPDHPAERIDYVLASARPVVVLTTSRDGVGAARDTIDTARDTINTTDAAGAPPVWQVDELELAGYSGAPLTPVERRGPLRPGNIAYLIYTSGSTGRPKGVAISHAAMVNQMSWMIGEFGLNDADVVLQRTPFTFDPSVWELFTPLMAGGRLILGAHDSHRDPKLQAQLIGRYGVTMMEMVPSLLSVFATAASAAECRSLRAVLAGGEVLAPATVSAFREVSDAALYNTYGPTEVTITVSSWRVDEVPPNTVPIGGPVWNTRAYVLDAALRPVPVGVRGELYLAGAQLARGYHGRVDLTADRFVADPFGAEGERMYRTGDLVRWKPSGALEYIGRTDFQVKFRGQRIELGEIEAALLACSGVRQAIVQVVTTVTGDQLVGYLVGADDLDVEAVRAALGLRLPSYMVPSALLVLAEFPVNASGKLDPKALPEPVFEAREFRAPVTPLQEIVAGVFADLLGVERVGLDDDFFALGGNSLLAARAAARLGEAIDGNIAVRVLFEAPTVAALAERIVPGAAGALRPKLVPQERPGRVPLSLAQQRMWTLNQLDTESPAYNIPLGLRLTGDLDVRALSAAVEDVLERHESLRTRYPVDAATGLPYQEILSAAAAMPGGLQVHSTVDPLADATTLMSRGFDVTQEVPLRAALFTSAAVDPSGARDHVFAMVIHHITGDGSSVPPLARDLMTAYIARSTGATPGWAPLEVQYADYALWQRRVLGDENDENSLAASQLAYWREQLAGLSALPGLPQDRPHPPTPSARGAVTTLMVPAEVHRALDHLARERNATLFMVVHAALAVLLARVCGRTDVAIGTPVAGRGARALDDLVGMFVNTLTLRTEVDSALGFDTLVDRIREIDLAALDNADLPFERIVDEVAPHRGRNQNPLFQVLLAFQNTEPVHLELPGLTIAGEHDGAFAAKFDLSIGVAPVVHADRTFGELSVGFGYATDIFDEATIAALAEQFGRVLAAVAADPRAVVGDVDLLAPAERNALLRAGTGAIAPIDASANLAALFQAQVERTPDAVAVSFEGESLTYAEFAARVNQLARHLISLGVGPDRLVSLGMRRSLDLVIGIYAITVAGGGYVPLDPDHPAERTAYVLATADPVCVLTTATDIADVAAAAAEGGHQLVDLDSLDLSGYSAALVTDADRIAPLRSANTAYVLFTSGSTGRPKGVGVSHAAIVNHLVWLRTEYELTADDVMLLKTPATFDVSLWEFFLPLQIGARLVIARPDGHQDPVYLAEVITAEGVTMGNFVPSMLAVFVGEPTVARCTSLRHVIAVGEALAPKPAQQLRELTGSALHNLYGPTEATVHATFHEVVDDDVVSVPIGRPLLNTRGYALDARLRLVPVGVVGELYLGGVQLARGYVGRPDLTSDRFVADPFVAGERMYRTGDLVRWTAAGELEYLGRTDFQVKLRGQRIELGEIEAALAGVESVAQATVIVRADERLGEQLVAYLVPAPGAVISIEDVKSAAARQLPTYMVPAAFVVLDKIPVSAHGKLDRAALPAPLAVAREYRAPSTPEEQAIAKVFAAVLDAEQVGLDDDFYELGGNSLLGIRACAALTAELGRPVSIKMLFAHSSVGALAIALRDGDRAEASDGSDPMADTVLDAAISVAGCAAPRAGAPESILITGATGFLGSFLLRELLERTTATVYCLVRATDDAAGAARIDAVARQYRVDLEPYRDRIVAVTGDLARPRLGLEPARFAMLAERIDVIYHNGAQVNHIEPYSRMRAANVGGTVEVLRLATTTRIKPLHYVSTVSVLEGTPQEGGVPIGMEGYALSKWVGEQLVWAALDRGIPATIYRPGLLTGDSRTGAAPVDDAAMTMIRAMLVLGVWPDFGVIEQPMAPVDHVAAELIRLSGEPDPEHAVHFLTGTSEGVWETVTAEARRRGYPVSMVEPREFVQAVAEAAEHAIATGDEPLIRAAALIINYAGEGAAAADRAEEDPGTVEEHPAPHESEVEYTMPTVGPEILARYFDYYVEVGFFPAPLGEQLDEVGAAR